The following are encoded in a window of Candidatus Omnitrophota bacterium genomic DNA:
- a CDS encoding zf-HC2 domain-containing protein — MKECARVRRLLSCYLDRETNDLDTVLIKAHLDNCSSCKGELSGLARSKEFIQAKEWKVLPQDYMVRRLREAIALERMAGVRFPWLADMAIFSRRLILVPVSLIVLSAAFFILSPGQKADKYSLEDMLLSKTTVTTETALGLILGSQD; from the coding sequence ATGAAAGAGTGCGCCAGAGTGCGAAGGTTATTGTCATGTTACCTTGACCGGGAAACCAATGATCTTGATACGGTCTTAATTAAGGCGCATCTGGATAATTGCTCTTCCTGTAAAGGGGAATTATCCGGGCTGGCCAGGTCCAAAGAGTTTATTCAGGCTAAAGAATGGAAGGTATTACCGCAGGATTATATGGTTCGCCGGTTGCGCGAAGCGATAGCGTTAGAGCGGATGGCTGGGGTAAGATTTCCCTGGTTGGCGGATATGGCAATATTTTCCCGCAGGCTTATTCTTGTTCCGGTTTCGTTGATCGTGCTGTCAGCGGCATTTTTTATTTTAAGCCCCGGGCAAAAGGCGGATAAATATTCGCTGGAGGATATGTTGTTAAGTAAGACTACTGTGACAACGGAAACGGCTTTAGGGCTTATATTAGGATCGCAAGATTGA